From a region of the Ovis aries strain OAR_USU_Benz2616 breed Rambouillet chromosome 2, ARS-UI_Ramb_v3.0, whole genome shotgun sequence genome:
- the CFLAR gene encoding CASP8 and FADD-like apoptosis regulator isoform X3, translating into MMEIGEDLDKSEVSSLMFLMRDYTGRSKIAKDKSFLDLVVELEKLNLVAPDQLNLLEECLTNINRIDLKTKIQKYRQSAQGVETNYVNARQASLPNLSVKDPSYNLRLQNGWSKEQRPMMGPPDIQREPVKRPIQESGAFLPQHTVEERYKMQSKPLGICLIIDCIGNDTDILRDTFTFLGYEVRHFLYLTMRDITNILRQVAQMPQHRDSDSFACILVSRGGSQSVFGVDQTHSGVPLDHIRRMFMADMCPSLSGKPKLFFIQSYVKSEGQLEDSSFLEVDGPSVKSAESKARQPGAYQDLIHREADFFWSLCKADVSLLEGPSSSPSLYLRCLSQKLWKERKHSLLELHTELNSLVYDWNSKVSAKERYYVWLQHTLRKNLFLPHK; encoded by the exons ATGATGGAGATTGGTGAAGATTTGGATAAATCTGAGGTGTCCTCACTAATGTTCCTCATGAGAGATTATACGGGCCGAAGCAAGATAGCCAAGGATAAG AGTTTCTTGGATCTTGTGGTTGAATTGGAGAAGCTAAATCTGGTTGCTCCAGATCAACTGAATTTATTAGAAGAATGCCTAACGAACATCAACAGGATAGACCTGAAGACAAAAATCCAGAAATACAGGCAGTCAG CTCAAGGAGTAGAAACAAATTATGTAAATGCTCGCCAGGCATCTCTGCCAAACTTGAGTGTTAAAGATCCTTCATATAACCTAAGG CTCCAGAATGGCTGGAGTAAAGAACAAAGGCCTATGATGGGACCACCTGACATTCAAA GAGAACCAGTGAAGAGACCCATTCAGGAATCAGGAGCATTTTTGCCTCAG CACACAGTAGAAGAGAGATATAAGATGCAGAGCAAGCCCCTGGGAATCTGCCTGATAATTGACTGCATTGGCAATGACACAG ACATTCTTCGTGACACCTTCACTTTCCTAGGCTATGAAGTCAGGCATTTCTTATATCTCACTATGAGAGATATAACCAACATTCTACGCCAGGTTGCCCAGATGCCCCAGCACCGAGACTCTGACAGCTTTGCGTGTATCCTGGTGAGCCGAGGGGGCTCCCAGAGCGTGTTTGGTGTGGATCAGACTCACTCTGGGGTTCCTTTGGATCATATCAGAAGAATGTTCATGGCAGACATGTGCCCCTCTCTCTCAGGGAAGCCAAAGCTCTTTTTCATTCAGAGCTATGTGAAATCAGAGGGCCAGCTGGAGGACAGCAGCTTCCTAGAGGTGGACGGGCCGTCAGTGAAAAGTGCAGAATCCAAGGCCAGGCAGCCTGGGGCCTACCAGGATTTGATTCACCGAGAAGCTGACTTCTTCTGGAGCCTGTGCAAAGCAGATGTGTCCCTGCTGGAGGGACCCTCCAGCTCACCCTCATTGTACCTGCGGTGCCTCTCCCAGAAACTGTGGAAAGAAAG AAAGCACTCGCTCCTGGAACTCCACACTGAACTCAACAGCCTGGTGTATGATTGGAACAGCAAAGTGTCTGCTAAGGAGCGATACTACGTCTGGCTGCAGCACACTTTGAGAAAGAATCTCTTCCTCCCTCACAAATAA
- the CFLAR gene encoding CASP8 and FADD-like apoptosis regulator isoform X1 — protein MKSVASWPSVDWTRLFFLPFLGITLYRMSAEVIHQVEEALDEDEKDALLFLCRDVAANAVPLNVRDLLDILRERGKLSSVNLAELLYRVRRFDLLKRVLNMDTPTVEALLRRHPHLISDYRVLMMEIGEDLDKSEVSSLMFLMRDYTGRSKIAKDKSFLDLVVELEKLNLVAPDQLNLLEECLTNINRIDLKTKIQKYRQSAQGVETNYVNARQASLPNLSVKDPSYNLRLQNGWSKEQRPMMGPPDIQREPVKRPIQESGAFLPQHTVEERYKMQSKPLGICLIIDCIGNDTDILRDTFTFLGYEVRHFLYLTMRDITNILRQVAQMPQHRDSDSFACILVSRGGSQSVFGVDQTHSGVPLDHIRRMFMADMCPSLSGKPKLFFIQSYVKSEGQLEDSSFLEVDGPSVKSAESKARQPGAYQDLIHREADFFWSLCKADVSLLEGPSSSPSLYLRCLSQKLWKERKHSLLELHTELNSLVYDWNSKVSAKERYYVWLQHTLRKNLFLPHK, from the exons ATGAAATCAGTAGCTTCATGGCCTTCTGTTGACTGGACTAGACTTTTCTTCCTGCCATTCCTTGGAATAACACTGTACAGGATGTCTGCTGAGGTCATCCATCAGGTAGAAGAAGCACTTGATGAAGATGAGAAGGATGCACTTCTTTTTTTGTGCCGAGATGTTGCTGCAAATGCGGTTCCACTGAATGTCAGGGATCTTCTGGATATtttaagagagagaggaaagctgTCTTCTGTGAACTTGGCTGAGCTGCTCTACAGAGTGAGGCGGTTTGACTTGCTCAAGAGGGTCTTGAATATGGATACCCCGACAGTGGAGGCCCTCCTGCGCAGGCACCCACATCTGATTTCAGACTATAG GGTGCTGATGATGGAGATTGGTGAAGATTTGGATAAATCTGAGGTGTCCTCACTAATGTTCCTCATGAGAGATTATACGGGCCGAAGCAAGATAGCCAAGGATAAG AGTTTCTTGGATCTTGTGGTTGAATTGGAGAAGCTAAATCTGGTTGCTCCAGATCAACTGAATTTATTAGAAGAATGCCTAACGAACATCAACAGGATAGACCTGAAGACAAAAATCCAGAAATACAGGCAGTCAG CTCAAGGAGTAGAAACAAATTATGTAAATGCTCGCCAGGCATCTCTGCCAAACTTGAGTGTTAAAGATCCTTCATATAACCTAAGG CTCCAGAATGGCTGGAGTAAAGAACAAAGGCCTATGATGGGACCACCTGACATTCAAA GAGAACCAGTGAAGAGACCCATTCAGGAATCAGGAGCATTTTTGCCTCAG CACACAGTAGAAGAGAGATATAAGATGCAGAGCAAGCCCCTGGGAATCTGCCTGATAATTGACTGCATTGGCAATGACACAG ACATTCTTCGTGACACCTTCACTTTCCTAGGCTATGAAGTCAGGCATTTCTTATATCTCACTATGAGAGATATAACCAACATTCTACGCCAGGTTGCCCAGATGCCCCAGCACCGAGACTCTGACAGCTTTGCGTGTATCCTGGTGAGCCGAGGGGGCTCCCAGAGCGTGTTTGGTGTGGATCAGACTCACTCTGGGGTTCCTTTGGATCATATCAGAAGAATGTTCATGGCAGACATGTGCCCCTCTCTCTCAGGGAAGCCAAAGCTCTTTTTCATTCAGAGCTATGTGAAATCAGAGGGCCAGCTGGAGGACAGCAGCTTCCTAGAGGTGGACGGGCCGTCAGTGAAAAGTGCAGAATCCAAGGCCAGGCAGCCTGGGGCCTACCAGGATTTGATTCACCGAGAAGCTGACTTCTTCTGGAGCCTGTGCAAAGCAGATGTGTCCCTGCTGGAGGGACCCTCCAGCTCACCCTCATTGTACCTGCGGTGCCTCTCCCAGAAACTGTGGAAAGAAAG AAAGCACTCGCTCCTGGAACTCCACACTGAACTCAACAGCCTGGTGTATGATTGGAACAGCAAAGTGTCTGCTAAGGAGCGATACTACGTCTGGCTGCAGCACACTTTGAGAAAGAATCTCTTCCTCCCTCACAAATAA
- the CFLAR gene encoding CASP8 and FADD-like apoptosis regulator isoform X5: MMGPPDIQREPVKRPIQESGAFLPQHTVEERYKMQSKPLGICLIIDCIGNDTDILRDTFTFLGYEVRHFLYLTMRDITNILRQVAQMPQHRDSDSFACILVSRGGSQSVFGVDQTHSGVPLDHIRRMFMADMCPSLSGKPKLFFIQSYVKSEGQLEDSSFLEVDGPSVKSAESKARQPGAYQDLIHREADFFWSLCKADVSLLEGPSSSPSLYLRCLSQKLWKERKHSLLELHTELNSLVYDWNSKVSAKERYYVWLQHTLRKNLFLPHK, from the exons ATGATGGGACCACCTGACATTCAAA GAGAACCAGTGAAGAGACCCATTCAGGAATCAGGAGCATTTTTGCCTCAG CACACAGTAGAAGAGAGATATAAGATGCAGAGCAAGCCCCTGGGAATCTGCCTGATAATTGACTGCATTGGCAATGACACAG ACATTCTTCGTGACACCTTCACTTTCCTAGGCTATGAAGTCAGGCATTTCTTATATCTCACTATGAGAGATATAACCAACATTCTACGCCAGGTTGCCCAGATGCCCCAGCACCGAGACTCTGACAGCTTTGCGTGTATCCTGGTGAGCCGAGGGGGCTCCCAGAGCGTGTTTGGTGTGGATCAGACTCACTCTGGGGTTCCTTTGGATCATATCAGAAGAATGTTCATGGCAGACATGTGCCCCTCTCTCTCAGGGAAGCCAAAGCTCTTTTTCATTCAGAGCTATGTGAAATCAGAGGGCCAGCTGGAGGACAGCAGCTTCCTAGAGGTGGACGGGCCGTCAGTGAAAAGTGCAGAATCCAAGGCCAGGCAGCCTGGGGCCTACCAGGATTTGATTCACCGAGAAGCTGACTTCTTCTGGAGCCTGTGCAAAGCAGATGTGTCCCTGCTGGAGGGACCCTCCAGCTCACCCTCATTGTACCTGCGGTGCCTCTCCCAGAAACTGTGGAAAGAAAG AAAGCACTCGCTCCTGGAACTCCACACTGAACTCAACAGCCTGGTGTATGATTGGAACAGCAAAGTGTCTGCTAAGGAGCGATACTACGTCTGGCTGCAGCACACTTTGAGAAAGAATCTCTTCCTCCCTCACAAATAA
- the CFLAR gene encoding CASP8 and FADD-like apoptosis regulator isoform X2 encodes MKSVASWPSVDWTRLFFLPFLGITLYRMSAEVIHQVEEALDEDEKDALLFLCRDVAANAVPLNVRDLLDILRERGKLSSVNLAELLYRVRRFDLLKRVLNMDTPTVEALLRRHPHLISDYRVLMMEIGEDLDKSEVSSLMFLMRDYTGRSKIAKDKSFLDLVVELEKLNLVAPDQLNLLEECLTNINRIDLKTKIQKYRQSAQGVETNYVNARQASLPNLSVKDPSYNLRLQNGWSKEQRPMMGPPDIQREPVKRPIQESGAFLPQHTVEERYKMQSKPLGICLIIDCIGNDTGKPKLFFIQSYVKSEGQLEDSSFLEVDGPSVKSAESKARQPGAYQDLIHREADFFWSLCKADVSLLEGPSSSPSLYLRCLSQKLWKERKHSLLELHTELNSLVYDWNSKVSAKERYYVWLQHTLRKNLFLPHK; translated from the exons ATGAAATCAGTAGCTTCATGGCCTTCTGTTGACTGGACTAGACTTTTCTTCCTGCCATTCCTTGGAATAACACTGTACAGGATGTCTGCTGAGGTCATCCATCAGGTAGAAGAAGCACTTGATGAAGATGAGAAGGATGCACTTCTTTTTTTGTGCCGAGATGTTGCTGCAAATGCGGTTCCACTGAATGTCAGGGATCTTCTGGATATtttaagagagagaggaaagctgTCTTCTGTGAACTTGGCTGAGCTGCTCTACAGAGTGAGGCGGTTTGACTTGCTCAAGAGGGTCTTGAATATGGATACCCCGACAGTGGAGGCCCTCCTGCGCAGGCACCCACATCTGATTTCAGACTATAG GGTGCTGATGATGGAGATTGGTGAAGATTTGGATAAATCTGAGGTGTCCTCACTAATGTTCCTCATGAGAGATTATACGGGCCGAAGCAAGATAGCCAAGGATAAG AGTTTCTTGGATCTTGTGGTTGAATTGGAGAAGCTAAATCTGGTTGCTCCAGATCAACTGAATTTATTAGAAGAATGCCTAACGAACATCAACAGGATAGACCTGAAGACAAAAATCCAGAAATACAGGCAGTCAG CTCAAGGAGTAGAAACAAATTATGTAAATGCTCGCCAGGCATCTCTGCCAAACTTGAGTGTTAAAGATCCTTCATATAACCTAAGG CTCCAGAATGGCTGGAGTAAAGAACAAAGGCCTATGATGGGACCACCTGACATTCAAA GAGAACCAGTGAAGAGACCCATTCAGGAATCAGGAGCATTTTTGCCTCAG CACACAGTAGAAGAGAGATATAAGATGCAGAGCAAGCCCCTGGGAATCTGCCTGATAATTGACTGCATTGGCAATGACACAG GGAAGCCAAAGCTCTTTTTCATTCAGAGCTATGTGAAATCAGAGGGCCAGCTGGAGGACAGCAGCTTCCTAGAGGTGGACGGGCCGTCAGTGAAAAGTGCAGAATCCAAGGCCAGGCAGCCTGGGGCCTACCAGGATTTGATTCACCGAGAAGCTGACTTCTTCTGGAGCCTGTGCAAAGCAGATGTGTCCCTGCTGGAGGGACCCTCCAGCTCACCCTCATTGTACCTGCGGTGCCTCTCCCAGAAACTGTGGAAAGAAAG AAAGCACTCGCTCCTGGAACTCCACACTGAACTCAACAGCCTGGTGTATGATTGGAACAGCAAAGTGTCTGCTAAGGAGCGATACTACGTCTGGCTGCAGCACACTTTGAGAAAGAATCTCTTCCTCCCTCACAAATAA
- the CFLAR gene encoding CASP8 and FADD-like apoptosis regulator isoform X4: protein MCPLHRTCHLRRERLQNGWSKEQRPMMGPPDIQREPVKRPIQESGAFLPQHTVEERYKMQSKPLGICLIIDCIGNDTDILRDTFTFLGYEVRHFLYLTMRDITNILRQVAQMPQHRDSDSFACILVSRGGSQSVFGVDQTHSGVPLDHIRRMFMADMCPSLSGKPKLFFIQSYVKSEGQLEDSSFLEVDGPSVKSAESKARQPGAYQDLIHREADFFWSLCKADVSLLEGPSSSPSLYLRCLSQKLWKERKHSLLELHTELNSLVYDWNSKVSAKERYYVWLQHTLRKNLFLPHK from the exons ATGTGTCCCTTACACAGGACCTGTCATCTGAGAAGAGAAAGG CTCCAGAATGGCTGGAGTAAAGAACAAAGGCCTATGATGGGACCACCTGACATTCAAA GAGAACCAGTGAAGAGACCCATTCAGGAATCAGGAGCATTTTTGCCTCAG CACACAGTAGAAGAGAGATATAAGATGCAGAGCAAGCCCCTGGGAATCTGCCTGATAATTGACTGCATTGGCAATGACACAG ACATTCTTCGTGACACCTTCACTTTCCTAGGCTATGAAGTCAGGCATTTCTTATATCTCACTATGAGAGATATAACCAACATTCTACGCCAGGTTGCCCAGATGCCCCAGCACCGAGACTCTGACAGCTTTGCGTGTATCCTGGTGAGCCGAGGGGGCTCCCAGAGCGTGTTTGGTGTGGATCAGACTCACTCTGGGGTTCCTTTGGATCATATCAGAAGAATGTTCATGGCAGACATGTGCCCCTCTCTCTCAGGGAAGCCAAAGCTCTTTTTCATTCAGAGCTATGTGAAATCAGAGGGCCAGCTGGAGGACAGCAGCTTCCTAGAGGTGGACGGGCCGTCAGTGAAAAGTGCAGAATCCAAGGCCAGGCAGCCTGGGGCCTACCAGGATTTGATTCACCGAGAAGCTGACTTCTTCTGGAGCCTGTGCAAAGCAGATGTGTCCCTGCTGGAGGGACCCTCCAGCTCACCCTCATTGTACCTGCGGTGCCTCTCCCAGAAACTGTGGAAAGAAAG AAAGCACTCGCTCCTGGAACTCCACACTGAACTCAACAGCCTGGTGTATGATTGGAACAGCAAAGTGTCTGCTAAGGAGCGATACTACGTCTGGCTGCAGCACACTTTGAGAAAGAATCTCTTCCTCCCTCACAAATAA